In Candidatus Methanomethylophilus alvi Mx1201, a genomic segment contains:
- a CDS encoding cobyrinate a,c-diamide synthase yields MSLARFMIAAPASGSGKTTVTCGILQALVNRGMKVSSFKCGPDYIDPMFHARVIGTKSRNMDSYFCDDETLRYLFCRTAEDSDISVIEGVMGFYDGIRAADTVGSSYEVSQKLEAPVVLLVNCKGASISVVPVVKGFKEYRENRIAGVILNNMSASIFPEVKAAVEKETGVRVVGYVPKLKDLVLESRHLGLVLPDEVASLKENLNRLAGILEDTLDIDALVELASGAPPISGKAPVHGTLPEKVRIGLAYDDTFCFTYEDNIALLEECGAEIVPFSPMRDARLPDGIHGIILSGGYPELHGDVLSGNASMLEDMREKISSGMPCLAECGGFMYLHERMEDADGRIWPMVGVIKGEVRNTGKLSRFGYVTLSSQDGDSILAGGGCKGHEFHYWDSSDCGTSWEAVKTSGRKYACGHEEGNLAAGFPHLYYYSNPDVPYRFLLKCRDYEA; encoded by the coding sequence ATGAGCCTCGCCCGCTTCATGATCGCCGCCCCCGCCAGCGGGAGCGGGAAGACCACCGTCACCTGCGGGATCCTCCAGGCCCTCGTCAACAGGGGGATGAAGGTCTCGTCCTTCAAGTGCGGACCCGACTACATCGACCCCATGTTCCATGCGAGGGTAATAGGCACCAAGTCCAGGAACATGGACTCATACTTCTGCGACGACGAGACGCTGAGGTACCTCTTCTGCCGCACGGCGGAGGATTCGGACATCTCGGTCATCGAGGGGGTCATGGGATTCTACGACGGTATCCGTGCCGCCGACACCGTCGGCTCGTCCTACGAGGTGTCCCAGAAGCTGGAGGCGCCGGTGGTCCTGCTGGTGAACTGCAAAGGTGCCAGCATATCCGTCGTCCCCGTCGTGAAAGGGTTCAAGGAGTACAGGGAGAACCGTATCGCCGGCGTGATCCTCAACAACATGAGCGCCTCCATATTCCCGGAGGTGAAGGCCGCCGTCGAGAAGGAGACGGGGGTCAGGGTCGTCGGTTACGTCCCGAAGCTGAAGGACCTCGTCCTGGAGAGCAGGCATCTGGGTCTCGTCCTCCCCGACGAGGTCGCCTCCCTCAAGGAGAACCTGAACCGTCTGGCGGGGATCCTGGAGGATACGTTGGACATCGACGCCCTGGTGGAACTGGCCAGCGGGGCCCCTCCGATATCCGGTAAGGCCCCGGTGCACGGGACCCTCCCGGAGAAGGTCAGGATCGGGCTCGCATACGACGACACGTTCTGCTTCACCTACGAGGACAACATCGCCCTCCTGGAGGAGTGCGGGGCAGAGATCGTCCCCTTCTCACCCATGAGGGATGCGAGACTCCCCGACGGGATACACGGGATCATCCTCTCCGGAGGCTATCCGGAGCTCCACGGGGATGTCCTAAGCGGCAACGCATCCATGTTGGAGGACATGAGGGAGAAGATCTCGTCCGGCATGCCGTGTCTGGCGGAATGCGGCGGGTTCATGTACCTCCACGAGAGGATGGAGGATGCGGACGGAAGGATCTGGCCCATGGTCGGGGTCATAAAAGGCGAGGTCCGCAACACGGGGAAGCTGAGCCGCTTCGGCTATGTCACCCTCTCGTCGCAGGACGGGGACTCCATCCTCGCCGGGGGAGGGTGCAAGGGTCACGAGTTCCATTACTGGGACAGTTCGGACTGCGGCACGTCGTGGGAGGCGGTGAAGACGTCCGGGAGGAAGTATGCCTGCGGGCACGAGGAGGGGAACCTCGCGGCGGGGTTCCCGCACCTCTATTACTATTCCAATCCCGATGTGCCTTACAGGTTCCTCCTCAAATGCCGGGACTACGAGGCGTGA
- a CDS encoding bifunctional cobalt-precorrin-7 (C(5))-methyltransferase/cobalt-precorrin-6B (C(15))-methyltransferase codes for MTQNVLVFAGTTEGGEIADLLARSGVKVHACVATEYGRTSVKEHANVEVSSRPLSPEEMRALMKEYPVVVDATHPYATSISGHVKEACADTGAEYIRLVRPASECYEGMKVVDTVDEAVEYLKGTEGNILATTGSKELAKYTAIPGYRERVFARVLSLAKVVEACAELGFEGRNLFAMQGPFCEEVDYGMLVQTGARYLVTKDSGVPGGFDEKVRAARRAGAEIVLVGRPAEQPGTDFDGTVEILSDRLGIGLERRKRTLSIVGTGVGPGTGLTSAGAAAVRASDLVVGAERMLQVPEAEGKASLCEYAPDKIFDYLAHHPEYRRVSLLVSGDVGFYSATRSVLAKTDPSEYDVELHCGISSVQYLCARAGIPWQDVKLVSAHGKMANIVGEARRNGAVFALLNGRTGVTEMCQQLIDYNMDVTVAVGCDLGYPEEKYFYGTPAEVMGSDLGNLCAALVFNPRPDTRCPISIPDSEFLRGDAPMTKSEIRALSVAKMKLSEDSIVYDVGAGTGSVTVEMALVAVEGTVYAVEKEEAAADLIDRNRRKFGTPNVEIIRGKAPDALADLPAPTNVFIGGSSGNLREIVDAVLAKNPRCRIVVNSVTLETISEVLALPSSCKVEQEEIVCINASNSRRLGRYNLMTAQNPVYIAVFRGTGE; via the coding sequence ATGACCCAGAACGTTCTGGTTTTCGCAGGGACGACCGAGGGAGGGGAGATAGCGGACCTCCTCGCGCGTTCCGGAGTCAAGGTGCATGCGTGTGTGGCCACGGAATACGGCAGGACCTCTGTGAAGGAGCATGCCAACGTGGAGGTGTCCTCCCGTCCCCTCTCCCCCGAGGAGATGAGGGCCCTGATGAAGGAATACCCGGTGGTGGTCGATGCCACCCATCCGTATGCCACCAGCATATCGGGCCACGTGAAGGAGGCCTGTGCGGATACCGGGGCCGAGTACATCCGTCTCGTACGTCCCGCATCCGAGTGCTACGAGGGCATGAAGGTGGTGGACACCGTGGACGAGGCGGTCGAGTATCTGAAAGGGACCGAGGGCAACATCCTGGCCACCACCGGCAGCAAGGAACTGGCGAAATACACCGCGATCCCGGGATACAGGGAGAGGGTGTTCGCCAGGGTCCTGTCCCTCGCCAAGGTCGTGGAGGCCTGTGCGGAACTGGGTTTCGAAGGCAGGAACCTGTTCGCCATGCAGGGCCCCTTCTGCGAGGAGGTGGACTACGGCATGCTCGTGCAGACCGGGGCCAGATATCTCGTAACCAAGGATTCCGGCGTCCCGGGAGGGTTCGACGAGAAGGTCAGGGCCGCCCGCAGGGCCGGTGCCGAGATAGTCCTCGTGGGAAGACCGGCCGAGCAGCCGGGTACCGACTTCGACGGGACGGTGGAGATCCTCTCGGACAGACTGGGCATAGGCCTGGAACGCCGGAAGAGGACGTTGTCCATCGTCGGCACCGGCGTGGGCCCGGGTACGGGCCTCACCTCCGCCGGGGCGGCGGCCGTGAGGGCCTCCGACCTGGTGGTCGGGGCGGAGAGGATGCTGCAGGTGCCGGAAGCCGAAGGGAAGGCATCCCTGTGCGAGTACGCCCCTGACAAGATATTCGATTATCTGGCACATCATCCGGAATACAGGAGGGTGTCCCTCCTGGTGTCCGGCGACGTCGGTTTCTACAGCGCCACCAGGTCCGTGTTGGCGAAGACGGACCCGTCCGAGTACGATGTCGAACTGCATTGCGGGATCTCCTCCGTCCAGTATCTGTGCGCCAGGGCCGGCATACCCTGGCAGGACGTGAAACTCGTCAGTGCACACGGTAAGATGGCGAACATCGTCGGAGAGGCGAGGAGGAACGGCGCCGTGTTCGCCCTCCTCAACGGCAGGACCGGCGTGACCGAGATGTGCCAGCAGCTGATAGATTACAATATGGACGTCACGGTGGCCGTGGGGTGCGACCTCGGCTATCCGGAGGAGAAGTACTTCTACGGCACCCCCGCGGAGGTCATGGGTTCGGACCTGGGGAACCTCTGCGCCGCCCTCGTCTTCAATCCCAGACCCGACACCCGCTGCCCCATAAGCATCCCCGACTCGGAGTTCCTGAGGGGCGACGCCCCCATGACGAAATCGGAGATCAGGGCCCTGTCGGTGGCCAAGATGAAGCTGTCCGAGGACAGCATCGTCTACGATGTGGGCGCAGGGACGGGATCCGTTACCGTCGAGATGGCTCTGGTCGCCGTGGAGGGGACGGTATATGCGGTCGAGAAGGAGGAGGCGGCCGCCGACCTCATCGACCGGAACAGGAGGAAGTTCGGCACCCCCAACGTGGAGATAATCAGAGGGAAGGCCCCCGACGCACTCGCGGACCTTCCCGCCCCCACCAACGTGTTCATCGGAGGCTCCTCCGGCAACCTCAGGGAGATAGTCGATGCCGTCCTGGCGAAGAACCCCCGCTGCAGGATAGTCGTGAACTCCGTCACCCTGGAGACGATATCCGAGGTGCTGGCACTTCCGTCGTCATGCAAGGTGGAGCAGGAGGAGATCGTCTGTATAAACGCATCCAACTCCAGGCGTCTCGGCCGCTACAACCTGATGACGGCCCAGAATCCGGTCTACATCGCCGTGTTCAGGGGGACGGGCGAATGA
- a CDS encoding cobalt-precorrin 5A hydrolase yields MKVDIIAFSTKGCQKSLDIAGCFPEDEVNLFAKTTADSVGIEKVECSMREWTERSFAECDAIVFVGAVGIAVREIAPFIRNKTVDPAVISVDELGRFCIPILSGHIGGANGIAVRVAGHIGAVPVVTTATDINGKIAIDAWAVNNDLSIVNLHAAKDVAARILSGDPVGFVSDVPVKGDVPPELSADEASTGVYVGNGDARPFETTLRLVPRDCVLGIGCRRDTPEEDIEGMVSRALAEAGISMRNVRAAASIDLKKDEAGLLAFASKHSLPITFYTADELNAVPGEFSKSGFVQSVTAVDCVCERSAVKASRGGRIILRKYAGDGVTVAIAREDFSVDFTRYRK; encoded by the coding sequence ATGAAGGTAGACATAATCGCGTTTTCCACCAAAGGATGTCAAAAATCATTGGACATAGCGGGATGTTTTCCCGAGGACGAGGTGAACCTGTTCGCCAAGACCACCGCCGACTCCGTCGGCATAGAGAAGGTGGAGTGTTCCATGAGGGAATGGACGGAGAGGTCCTTCGCAGAGTGCGACGCCATCGTCTTCGTCGGGGCGGTGGGCATCGCCGTGAGGGAGATAGCCCCCTTCATCAGGAACAAGACGGTGGACCCGGCCGTCATCTCGGTGGACGAGCTGGGAAGGTTCTGCATCCCCATCCTGTCTGGGCACATAGGCGGAGCGAACGGCATAGCCGTCAGGGTGGCGGGACACATAGGCGCGGTCCCGGTGGTCACCACCGCCACCGACATAAACGGGAAGATAGCCATCGACGCATGGGCCGTGAACAACGACCTTTCCATAGTGAACCTCCATGCGGCCAAGGACGTGGCGGCCAGGATCCTCTCCGGAGACCCGGTCGGATTCGTGAGCGACGTCCCCGTGAAGGGGGACGTCCCCCCGGAGCTGTCGGCGGACGAGGCCTCCACGGGAGTATATGTGGGTAACGGGGATGCGAGGCCGTTCGAGACGACCCTGAGGCTGGTCCCCAGGGACTGCGTCCTGGGGATAGGATGCCGCAGGGACACGCCCGAGGAGGACATCGAGGGCATGGTGTCCCGTGCCCTGGCGGAGGCGGGAATCTCCATGAGGAACGTGCGTGCGGCCGCCAGCATAGACCTGAAGAAGGACGAGGCGGGATTGCTGGCCTTCGCATCCAAGCATTCCCTGCCCATTACATTCTACACGGCGGACGAGCTCAACGCGGTCCCGGGGGAGTTCTCCAAGTCCGGGTTCGTGCAGTCGGTCACCGCCGTCGACTGCGTATGCGAGAGGTCCGCGGTAAAGGCCTCCCGCGGAGGCAGGATAATACTGAGGAAGTATGCGGGGGACGGGGTGACCGTCGCCATAGCCCGCGAGGACTTCTCGGTGGATTTCACGAGGTATAGGAAATGA
- the cbiD gene encoding cobalt-precorrin-5B (C(1))-methyltransferase CbiD, translating into MGAIREEQGFVYVGGKRLRRGFTTGSCAAAASKAAVQMLLSGSRVEYVDLVTPKGIPIHVPVEDISVSPYSVSCAVRKDGGDDADDTNGALVYAKVSRKASEGIDIDGGVGVGRVTRRGLDQPVGNAAINRVPRSMIKEAVEDVCGTYGHTRGISVEISVPEGERIAERTFNSRLGIVGGISILGTSGIVEPMSETALLGSIKAEMKVFMAPGRRYLLTVPGNYGKDFLASYPDLEGQQPVECSNFIGDFLDMAVELGAEGVLLVGNLGKLVKLAGGIMNTHSRNADSRMEILASNAVMAGADAETARRVMGCVSTDDALEVLSEKGLVGPTMDVLIPKMEFHMNHRVKGALKVAAITFSSEFGVLGETPSARELLKKIEAGE; encoded by the coding sequence ATGGGTGCCATAAGGGAGGAACAGGGTTTTGTCTACGTCGGCGGGAAGAGGCTCAGGAGAGGGTTCACCACCGGTTCGTGCGCCGCGGCCGCGTCCAAGGCCGCCGTGCAGATGCTCCTTTCCGGTTCCCGTGTCGAATACGTCGACCTCGTAACCCCTAAAGGCATACCGATACACGTCCCGGTGGAGGACATCTCGGTCTCCCCCTACTCCGTGTCGTGCGCCGTCCGTAAGGACGGGGGCGACGACGCGGACGACACCAACGGCGCACTGGTCTATGCGAAGGTCTCCCGGAAGGCCTCCGAAGGCATAGATATCGACGGGGGCGTCGGCGTCGGAAGGGTCACCCGCAGAGGTCTCGACCAGCCCGTGGGGAACGCCGCCATAAACCGTGTGCCCCGCAGCATGATAAAGGAGGCGGTGGAGGACGTCTGCGGCACATACGGCCATACCAGGGGGATCTCGGTGGAGATCTCCGTCCCCGAAGGGGAGAGGATCGCCGAGAGGACGTTCAACTCCCGTCTGGGGATCGTAGGCGGGATATCCATCCTCGGGACGAGCGGGATAGTGGAGCCCATGAGCGAGACCGCCCTGCTGGGTTCCATAAAGGCGGAGATGAAGGTGTTCATGGCCCCCGGGAGGAGGTATCTCCTCACCGTCCCCGGGAACTACGGGAAGGACTTCCTCGCCTCATATCCGGACCTGGAGGGGCAGCAGCCGGTGGAATGCAGCAATTTCATCGGGGACTTCCTGGACATGGCTGTCGAACTGGGCGCCGAAGGGGTCCTCCTGGTCGGCAACCTGGGGAAGCTGGTCAAACTGGCCGGAGGTATAATGAACACCCATTCGCGCAACGCGGACTCGAGGATGGAGATCCTGGCCTCCAACGCCGTCATGGCCGGGGCCGATGCGGAGACCGCCAGGCGGGTCATGGGGTGCGTCTCCACCGACGACGCGTTAGAGGTCCTGTCGGAGAAGGGGCTGGTGGGCCCCACGATGGACGTCCTGATACCGAAGATGGAGTTCCACATGAACCACCGTGTCAAGGGGGCCCTCAAGGTGGCCGCCATAACGTTCTCGTCGGAGTTCGGGGTCCTCGGGGAGACCCCTTCCGCGAGGGAGCTTTTAAAGAAGATCGAGGCAGGGGAATGA
- a CDS encoding sirohydrochlorin chelatase, whose protein sequence is MKAIMIIGYGSSMPYAADTVRKQAERLAARRGERVYTAFHRADEPLIADAMRKAAEDGVDELLVIPYFIADGTITKEYLPREIGLEGYGDGVAEVEGRRISVRFGRAVGSDPGVADVVLRTIEANGGDAEKTGILIVGHGSEDRSNSEAVESVATAVASKGYKVFVGYNEFCGPTIEESFHKALEVSEDRVIVVPMFIACGLHLKEEIPQKIGLRKNSRGGIIHRNGKAVEIRYASAVGEDPYMADVMAAEAERVFGR, encoded by the coding sequence ATGAAGGCTATCATGATCATAGGATACGGGTCCAGCATGCCCTATGCGGCGGATACGGTCAGGAAGCAGGCGGAGAGGTTGGCCGCCAGGAGGGGCGAGAGGGTCTACACGGCCTTCCACCGCGCCGACGAGCCACTGATAGCCGATGCGATGAGGAAGGCGGCGGAGGACGGGGTGGACGAACTCCTCGTCATCCCCTACTTCATAGCCGACGGGACCATCACCAAGGAGTATCTTCCGAGGGAGATAGGCCTCGAAGGATACGGGGACGGTGTCGCGGAGGTCGAAGGCAGGAGGATATCCGTCAGATTCGGCAGGGCGGTCGGATCCGATCCGGGGGTGGCGGACGTCGTCCTGAGGACGATAGAGGCGAACGGAGGGGATGCGGAGAAGACGGGCATCCTGATAGTGGGCCACGGCTCCGAGGACAGGTCCAACTCCGAGGCGGTGGAATCCGTGGCGACGGCCGTCGCATCCAAGGGGTACAAGGTGTTCGTAGGATACAACGAGTTCTGCGGACCGACGATAGAGGAATCTTTCCATAAGGCGCTGGAGGTCAGCGAGGACAGGGTCATCGTCGTGCCGATGTTCATCGCCTGCGGATTACACCTGAAGGAGGAGATCCCGCAGAAGATAGGCCTCAGGAAGAACTCCAGAGGAGGGATAATCCACAGGAACGGGAAGGCGGTGGAGATAAGGTATGCTTCCGCCGTAGGGGAGGACCCCTACATGGCGGACGTCATGGCGGCCGAAGCCGAGAGGGTGTTTGGAAGATAA
- a CDS encoding DUF6951 family protein encodes MPSTVNVNMRVCDKTCRITATHREGGDDIEMISNCKQLQDMAAALKDGVTSDDILDVYNSRVMKPEVRGTVCLECLAVPALFNVCWLEEGMISKSLARKNKFNSVDFDEI; translated from the coding sequence ATGCCATCGACAGTCAATGTGAACATGCGTGTTTGTGATAAGACTTGCAGGATAACCGCAACCCATCGCGAAGGAGGGGACGATATCGAGATGATATCCAATTGTAAGCAGCTGCAGGATATGGCGGCGGCCCTCAAGGACGGAGTAACCTCGGACGACATCCTGGACGTCTACAACAGCCGTGTTATGAAACCTGAGGTCCGCGGTACAGTATGCCTCGAATGTCTGGCGGTTCCCGCGCTGTTCAACGTCTGCTGGTTGGAGGAGGGCATGATCTCCAAGTCCCTCGCCAGGAAGAACAAGTTCAATTCCGTCGATTTCGACGAGATCTGA
- a CDS encoding NAD+ synthase, whose translation MAFKELHKITRADADSLTAFIKESVEKAHAKGAVVGISGGVDSAVVAKLCADALGGENVLCVFMPTAVTPGEDYVQTKAMCKSWNIRYKAISIQSAVDAFSGMLLTGKEAPLEKGNIMARCRMIVLYDKAKKEDYLVIGTTNRSELLMGYMTKFGDGAEDVMPMYNLYKTQVWEMAKVVGVPDEIIEKVPTAGLWEGQTDESEMGITYLDLDKALNVMEQGGSDADMAAAANISEAKAKELRDQVGRMMHKHSPAMIPGQ comes from the coding sequence ATGGCCTTCAAGGAGCTTCACAAGATAACGCGTGCGGACGCAGACTCCCTTACTGCATTCATAAAGGAATCCGTGGAGAAGGCGCATGCCAAAGGTGCCGTCGTCGGTATCAGCGGCGGTGTCGACTCCGCCGTCGTGGCGAAGCTCTGTGCGGACGCCCTCGGAGGTGAGAACGTGCTGTGTGTGTTCATGCCGACGGCGGTCACACCCGGGGAGGATTACGTCCAGACGAAAGCGATGTGCAAAAGCTGGAACATACGTTACAAGGCCATCAGCATCCAGTCCGCCGTGGATGCGTTCTCCGGTATGCTCCTCACCGGGAAGGAGGCGCCGCTCGAGAAGGGCAACATAATGGCCCGGTGCAGGATGATAGTCCTCTACGACAAGGCGAAGAAGGAGGATTATCTCGTGATCGGTACCACCAACCGTTCCGAACTTCTGATGGGATACATGACCAAGTTCGGCGACGGGGCCGAGGATGTCATGCCCATGTACAACCTTTATAAGACCCAGGTATGGGAGATGGCGAAGGTCGTCGGGGTCCCGGACGAGATCATAGAGAAGGTCCCCACCGCCGGTCTTTGGGAAGGTCAGACCGACGAGTCGGAGATGGGCATAACCTATCTGGATCTGGACAAGGCCTTGAACGTCATGGAGCAGGGCGGTAGCGACGCCGACATGGCAGCCGCCGCCAATATCTCCGAGGCCAAGGCGAAGGAACTCAGGGACCAGGTTGGCAGGATGATGCATAAGCATTCCCCTGCGATGATCCCCGGACAGTAA
- a CDS encoding carbon-nitrogen hydrolase family protein, with product MGIRIAICQIAGTSDPEENLKRIEGAIMQNQADLYVFPELYLTGYGNSEFDPEDTVIAENRLRIICNNMDVAVAVGAPMQWYNGITDSMLFITPLETYRYDKMYTANFPPYDESMFERGHSPAMVEWKGMRIGLEICYDVMFPEIHRFYATQGADMVIVISASSDSSKAAMERIVPARSLENTVYTIYCNNVGPFRDGAEFFGGSALYSPLGDEIAKAGNGEEILITYADKGVVEHARTVRPQLRDLRGDIRWIL from the coding sequence ATGGGCATCAGGATCGCAATATGCCAGATCGCCGGCACCTCGGATCCGGAGGAGAACCTCAAACGCATAGAGGGGGCCATAATGCAGAACCAGGCGGACCTCTACGTCTTCCCGGAACTGTACCTGACCGGATACGGGAACTCGGAGTTCGACCCGGAAGACACCGTGATCGCCGAGAACAGGCTGCGCATAATCTGTAACAACATGGACGTGGCCGTCGCGGTCGGTGCCCCGATGCAATGGTACAACGGCATCACCGACTCCATGCTTTTCATAACACCTCTCGAGACCTACCGCTACGACAAGATGTACACCGCGAACTTCCCTCCCTATGACGAGAGCATGTTCGAAAGGGGACACAGCCCCGCCATGGTCGAATGGAAGGGCATGAGGATCGGACTCGAGATCTGCTACGATGTCATGTTCCCGGAGATCCACCGCTTCTACGCCACCCAGGGCGCGGACATGGTCATCGTCATATCGGCATCGTCGGACAGTTCGAAGGCGGCCATGGAGAGGATAGTCCCGGCCAGGTCCCTGGAGAACACCGTGTACACGATCTATTGCAACAACGTCGGACCGTTCCGCGACGGGGCCGAGTTCTTCGGAGGCTCCGCCCTCTACAGTCCTCTGGGCGACGAGATAGCCAAGGCGGGGAACGGGGAGGAAATCCTCATAACGTATGCGGACAAAGGTGTCGTCGAGCACGCCAGGACCGTCAGGCCCCAGCTGAGGGACCTGAGAGGAGACATCCGCTGGATACTCTGA
- a CDS encoding nitrogenase component 1, whose translation MYKLAVYGKGGIGKSSISSNLSYILSERGMKVLHVGCDPKHDSTRLLTGGVPQRTFMDSFSGRGEGDVIESGTNGIYCVECGGAEPGIGCAGKGMAAMLDYVERNTPDDTDVRVCDVLGDVVCGGFSVPMRRDNVDGIILVVSEEFMSIYAANNILRGIRNLNGGRCVLGMVLNSRDPGDRSRVEAFSEAAGVRILGEISRSAVFSKAEGAGKTVSELFPDSPAYKQLAHIADMVCDAVSGRLEPLSASPLSDKAMMQIAAGQPVTDKDPPAVRTDCSFDSFDSERAITYKGDYVMPACTSHGAAEALLAIEDAAVVMHGTDNCAFLDEYAWTRESYWQGFSGGRRRTCNLYSSGLDGRKAFAGEREALKAAITEAVEDGFRYVFVVPTCTSEIIGADIDGCIADLGDVGAEVVGVPEDDRFLASKFGCYSGAMTALCRMMDWDMPEVPGTVSFLGMTPGYLVRKENREYVDSLLSAFGLRRNGALVDVGRMEDVLKVPSSQYLVQVHRHPMNDRAAKAVAGRRKVHLVESMGGMRGVREWVAAFSEMTGLREAGSVFLEKEEKAYSEVISSLRPKAEGRKVLFYVRSDADLDWRIDVLTDLGMEVAAVAHWHNKFVEHDGRESTYTGIPRIEGVDICGLREAAEDLGVDLIVSGDARTGRTGYRWVGTSTMYIGREGALDWAEKVVRCLSIKPCEDWYGRGSE comes from the coding sequence ATGTACAAATTGGCCGTCTATGGGAAGGGAGGTATCGGGAAATCCTCCATTTCATCCAACCTCTCCTACATCCTCTCCGAACGCGGCATGAAGGTCCTTCATGTCGGCTGCGATCCGAAACACGATTCCACGAGACTCCTTACGGGAGGGGTCCCCCAGAGGACGTTCATGGACTCCTTCTCCGGCAGAGGGGAGGGGGACGTCATCGAATCCGGGACGAACGGGATCTACTGCGTCGAATGCGGAGGGGCGGAACCCGGCATCGGGTGTGCCGGGAAAGGCATGGCGGCCATGCTGGATTATGTGGAGAGGAACACCCCCGATGACACGGACGTCCGCGTGTGCGACGTCCTGGGGGACGTCGTGTGCGGAGGATTCTCCGTACCGATGAGAAGGGACAACGTGGACGGCATCATCCTGGTCGTTTCGGAGGAGTTCATGTCCATCTACGCCGCCAACAACATCCTCCGCGGCATAAGGAACCTGAACGGCGGAAGATGCGTCCTGGGGATGGTCCTCAACAGCAGGGACCCCGGGGACCGCTCCCGCGTGGAGGCCTTCTCCGAGGCCGCAGGCGTCAGGATACTGGGGGAGATCTCCCGCAGCGCGGTGTTCTCCAAGGCGGAAGGGGCCGGGAAGACCGTCTCAGAACTGTTCCCGGACAGTCCCGCATACAAACAGCTGGCACATATAGCGGACATGGTCTGCGACGCGGTCTCGGGAAGATTGGAGCCCCTCTCCGCCTCGCCCCTCTCGGACAAGGCCATGATGCAGATCGCGGCAGGACAGCCGGTCACCGACAAGGACCCTCCCGCCGTACGAACCGACTGCAGCTTCGACTCCTTCGACAGCGAGCGTGCCATCACGTACAAGGGGGACTATGTGATGCCGGCCTGCACCTCCCACGGTGCGGCGGAGGCCCTGCTGGCCATAGAGGACGCCGCCGTGGTCATGCACGGGACCGACAACTGCGCGTTCCTTGACGAATACGCATGGACGAGGGAGTCGTATTGGCAGGGCTTCTCCGGCGGACGCAGGCGCACATGCAACCTCTACTCGTCGGGTCTGGACGGCAGGAAGGCCTTCGCGGGGGAGAGGGAGGCCCTCAAGGCCGCCATAACCGAGGCGGTGGAGGACGGGTTCCGTTACGTGTTCGTGGTCCCGACCTGCACCTCGGAGATCATCGGGGCCGACATAGACGGATGCATAGCCGACCTCGGGGACGTCGGTGCGGAGGTCGTAGGAGTCCCGGAGGACGACAGGTTCCTCGCCAGCAAGTTCGGGTGCTACTCGGGGGCGATGACCGCACTGTGCAGGATGATGGACTGGGACATGCCGGAGGTACCCGGAACGGTGTCGTTCCTGGGGATGACCCCGGGATATCTGGTCAGGAAGGAGAACAGGGAGTACGTGGACTCCCTCCTCTCCGCGTTCGGCCTCCGGAGGAACGGGGCGCTAGTCGACGTCGGGAGGATGGAGGACGTCCTCAAGGTCCCCTCGTCCCAGTACCTGGTACAGGTCCACAGGCATCCGATGAACGACAGGGCGGCCAAGGCCGTCGCCGGGAGGAGGAAGGTCCATCTGGTGGAGTCCATGGGCGGCATGAGGGGCGTACGCGAGTGGGTGGCGGCGTTCTCGGAAATGACCGGCCTCCGCGAGGCCGGATCCGTCTTCCTGGAAAAGGAGGAGAAGGCCTATTCCGAGGTCATATCTTCCCTGAGGCCGAAGGCCGAAGGGAGGAAGGTCCTGTTCTACGTCCGCTCCGATGCAGACCTCGACTGGCGCATAGACGTCCTGACGGACCTCGGGATGGAGGTGGCGGCCGTGGCCCACTGGCACAACAAATTCGTGGAACACGACGGAAGGGAGAGCACATACACCGGGATACCCAGGATCGAGGGCGTGGACATCTGCGGCCTCCGGGAGGCAGCGGAGGATCTGGGCGTGGACCTCATAGTATCGGGGGATGCCCGCACGGGACGCACCGGTTACAGATGGGTCGGGACGTCCACGATGTACATCGGCCGGGAGGGGGCCCTCGACTGGGCCGAGAAGGTCGTCAGATGTCTGAGCATAAAACCCTGCGAAGACTGGTACGGGAGGGGGTCCGAATGA